The following are encoded in a window of Flavobacteriales bacterium genomic DNA:
- a CDS encoding helicase-related protein yields MEALISILSYYPNKKVILFCNHREAVDRISDYLEKKRIFHGTFHGGMEQQDRERNLLKYRHGSIQILVCTDLAARGLDVPAIDVVVHYQVPRKEADFTHRNGRTARMEKEGEVWVLLSEKEFQPDYVEVISSFSVPKDLNLPPNPVLTTLFISGGKRDKISKFDLVGTFYKAGNLEKEDLGMVQVLKEYSLVTVKSSKAKMLISKLNNTRIKKRKVRVSLAE; encoded by the coding sequence ATGGAGGCTTTAATTTCCATACTTTCTTATTATCCAAACAAAAAAGTAATTCTTTTTTGTAATCACCGTGAAGCAGTGGATCGTATTTCAGATTATCTGGAAAAGAAACGTATTTTTCATGGAACTTTTCATGGAGGGATGGAGCAGCAAGATCGAGAAAGAAATCTACTCAAATATCGTCATGGAAGCATACAAATACTTGTTTGTACAGATTTAGCAGCTAGAGGTTTGGATGTTCCTGCAATTGATGTAGTAGTACATTATCAAGTGCCAAGAAAAGAAGCCGATTTTACGCATAGAAATGGGCGAACGGCAAGGATGGAAAAAGAAGGAGAAGTATGGGTCTTACTTTCTGAAAAAGAATTTCAACCAGATTATGTAGAGGTAATTTCAAGTTTCTCTGTTCCAAAAGATTTGAATCTACCACCTAATCCTGTTTTAACTACACTTTTTATTAGTGGTGGAAAACGTGATAAAATTTCAAAATTTGATTTAGTAGGTACTTTTTATAAAGCAGGAAATCTAGAAAAAGAAGACCTTGGAATGGTTCAAGTTTTAAAAGAATATTCTTTGGTAACGGTGAAATCTTCTAAGGCTAAAATGCTTATTTCGAAACTCAATAATACCCGAATCAAGAAGAGAAAAGTTCGTGTTTCTTTGGCTGAGTGA
- a CDS encoding RecQ family ATP-dependent DNA helicase has product MPIEKAEYLNILKQYWGYDQFRHQQWEVIEHIDEYQDGLVLFPTGGGKSLCYQIPGLVKPGICLVISPLISLMKDQVDELVQRNIPARFINSTLSVQEKTEIWLKAQKGTIKFIFTSPEALQLPSIQEEFRSLNLNLIAVDEAHCVSEWGHDFRPAYLKISEALDKINTKAPRLALTATATPKVMEEISEKIGLRNTRIFQSSFKRENLAYFVLTNENMYEQIKRIIRKNKGSGVIYCNSRRKCEETVKWLKEHQWVGAAYHAGLPALKRMEIQEQWKAGEIPIVVATNAFGMGVNKENVRWVIHTDSPINCEAFFQEAGRGGRDGKKAFSILFIPANRKKWFESIENSQLSPKRLKEITQNIYQYFRLSIGEGQDRSFPINFADFTKKRKIGVYELKQSLMILQNQEILRFHSQQSQTVSFRFINIHFSPEEFDDQQLSLLKLYQFLLRKYAHQHFERIQLPLDFLSDFLRVIPQKTLYFLKQLEHLGLIKIYDNFDGFIQFLYPRQEHFRGILETNKMIMLNKHKIDQAEKMRLFSETDGCRMAWMMDYFGENALGYECQVCDNCIKKKPFDYKAFAKLVLKKITQPIAFEDLKKEFPIHQQKAVHKTIAKLIEEEQIEVLDDFLIPIKK; this is encoded by the coding sequence ATGCCAATTGAAAAAGCAGAATATTTAAACATCCTCAAACAGTACTGGGGTTATGACCAATTTCGTCATCAACAATGGGAAGTAATAGAACATATTGATGAATATCAGGATGGTTTGGTGCTTTTTCCTACTGGCGGTGGTAAATCATTATGTTATCAAATTCCAGGCTTAGTAAAGCCCGGAATTTGCTTAGTTATTAGTCCTTTGATTTCTTTAATGAAAGATCAAGTAGATGAATTGGTTCAAAGAAATATCCCCGCTCGTTTTATCAACTCTACCCTTTCTGTTCAAGAAAAAACCGAAATTTGGCTTAAAGCCCAAAAAGGAACTATTAAATTTATTTTTACTTCTCCAGAAGCACTTCAACTTCCCTCTATTCAAGAAGAGTTTAGGAGCTTAAACCTTAACCTTATTGCAGTGGATGAAGCCCATTGTGTAAGTGAGTGGGGGCATGATTTTAGACCTGCATACTTGAAAATTTCCGAAGCACTTGATAAAATAAACACCAAAGCACCTCGACTAGCACTCACAGCTACTGCCACTCCAAAAGTGATGGAAGAAATAAGTGAAAAAATTGGGCTCAGGAATACCAGAATATTTCAATCGAGTTTTAAGAGAGAAAATCTGGCATATTTTGTTCTCACAAATGAGAATATGTATGAACAGATCAAAAGAATTATAAGAAAGAACAAAGGTTCTGGTGTCATTTATTGTAATAGTCGAAGAAAGTGTGAGGAGACTGTAAAATGGCTCAAAGAGCATCAATGGGTTGGCGCTGCTTATCATGCTGGATTACCAGCCTTAAAAAGAATGGAAATCCAAGAACAATGGAAAGCTGGTGAAATTCCTATCGTGGTAGCTACAAATGCCTTTGGAATGGGGGTAAATAAAGAGAATGTAAGATGGGTAATTCATACAGATTCTCCGATAAATTGTGAAGCATTTTTCCAAGAAGCAGGTCGTGGTGGACGGGATGGGAAAAAAGCATTTTCTATTCTCTTCATTCCTGCTAATAGAAAAAAATGGTTCGAAAGTATTGAAAACAGTCAACTAAGCCCTAAGAGACTAAAAGAAATTACTCAAAATATTTATCAGTATTTTCGTCTATCTATTGGAGAAGGACAAGATCGCTCCTTCCCTATCAATTTTGCCGATTTTACAAAGAAAAGAAAGATTGGAGTTTACGAACTTAAACAAAGTCTAATGATTCTTCAAAATCAGGAAATACTCCGTTTTCATTCTCAACAAAGTCAAACTGTTTCCTTTCGTTTTATCAATATCCACTTTAGCCCAGAAGAATTTGATGATCAACAATTAAGCTTACTAAAACTCTATCAGTTTCTCCTAAGAAAATATGCCCATCAACATTTTGAAAGAATTCAACTTCCCTTAGATTTCCTTTCGGATTTCCTAAGAGTGATCCCGCAGAAAACCTTGTATTTCCTAAAACAGTTAGAGCATTTAGGACTCATAAAAATCTATGATAATTTTGATGGATTCATCCAGTTTCTCTATCCTCGCCAAGAGCATTTTAGAGGTATTTTGGAAACCAATAAAATGATCATGCTCAACAAGCATAAAATTGATCAAGCTGAAAAAATGCGTCTTTTTTCTGAAACAGATGGCTGTAGAATGGCTTGGATGATGGATTATTTTGGTGAAAATGCTTTGGGATACGAGTGTCAGGTTTGCGACAACTGCATCAAAAAGAAACCATTTGATTATAAAGCTTTTGCTAAACTTGTTCTCAAAAAAATCACTCAACCAATAGCATTTGAAGACCTCAAAAAAGAATTCCCTATTCACCAACAAAAAGCAGTTCATAAAACAATAGCAAAACTTATTGAAGAAGAACAAATTGAAGTATTAGACGATTTTCTTATCCCGATAAAAAAATAG
- the rsmG gene encoding 16S rRNA (guanine(527)-N(7))-methyltransferase RsmG, giving the protein MKIIQKYFPGLTAKQIEQFEKLMILFPEWNAKINCVSRKDIHEIETKHILHSLAIAKIQSFKKGADVLDVGTGGGFPGIPLAILFPQVNFHLVDSIGKKITVVKDIAQQLGLKNVRAEQRRAESIKEQYDFVVSRAVTSMDNFLPWVKGRFKQKNNHDFRNGILYLKGGDLKAELAFLGNRPKIYDITDLFEEEFFETKKVVYLKM; this is encoded by the coding sequence ATGAAAATTATTCAAAAATACTTTCCAGGTCTCACTGCCAAGCAAATTGAGCAGTTTGAAAAACTCATGATTCTATTTCCAGAGTGGAACGCAAAAATTAACTGCGTGAGTAGGAAAGATATTCATGAAATAGAAACCAAACACATTCTTCATTCTTTGGCTATAGCCAAGATTCAATCTTTTAAAAAAGGTGCAGATGTATTAGATGTTGGTACAGGTGGTGGTTTTCCAGGGATTCCTTTGGCAATACTATTTCCACAAGTTAATTTTCATTTGGTAGATTCTATTGGTAAAAAAATCACGGTAGTAAAAGATATTGCTCAACAATTAGGACTTAAAAATGTGAGAGCAGAACAGCGAAGAGCAGAGTCAATTAAGGAACAATACGATTTCGTAGTTAGTAGAGCCGTGACTTCTATGGATAATTTTTTGCCATGGGTAAAAGGACGATTTAAGCAAAAAAACAATCACGATTTCCGAAATGGAATCCTTTATCTCAAAGGCGGAGACCTTAAAGCTGAATTGGCATTTTTGGGGAATAGACCTAAAATTTATGATATCACTGATCTTTTTGAAGAAGAGTTTTTTGAAACCAAAAAAGTGGTTTATTTAAAAATGTAA
- the tgt gene encoding tRNA guanosine(34) transglycosylase Tgt: protein MKFTLEKTDINSQARAGEIETAHGKIQTPIFMPVGTVATVKGVHQHELKNDTKAQIILGNTYHLYLRPQLDVLQKAGGLHKFIGWDKPILTDSGGYQVYSLGANRKIKEEGVTFKSHIDGSKHFFSPEYAIDVQRKIGADIIMAFDECTPYPCDYHYAKRSMKMTHRWLKRCCDRFDSTEGHYGYDQTFMPIVQGSTYKDLRKQSAEAIASFDRDANAIGGLSVGEPAEEMYAMTEVVTAILPKEKPRYLMGVGTPANILENIALGIDMFDCVMPTRNARNGQMFTSEGIINIKNAKWADDFSPLDPHGDSYVDQTYSKAYVRHLFKSNELLGKQIATLHNIRFYLWLVEQAREHILAGDFYQWKNMMVKKLVNRL, encoded by the coding sequence ATGAAATTTACCTTAGAAAAAACAGATATCAATTCACAAGCAAGAGCTGGTGAAATAGAAACGGCTCATGGGAAAATCCAAACGCCTATTTTTATGCCCGTAGGTACAGTAGCTACTGTAAAGGGGGTTCATCAGCATGAGCTAAAGAATGATACCAAGGCGCAAATTATCCTTGGAAACACCTATCATTTATATTTAAGACCTCAATTGGATGTTTTACAAAAAGCAGGAGGTTTGCACAAATTTATAGGATGGGACAAACCTATTCTTACAGATAGTGGTGGTTATCAAGTGTATTCTTTGGGTGCTAATAGAAAAATAAAAGAAGAAGGTGTTACTTTTAAATCACATATTGATGGATCTAAACATTTTTTCTCACCAGAATATGCTATTGATGTTCAAAGGAAAATAGGTGCAGATATCATTATGGCATTTGATGAATGTACGCCTTACCCTTGTGATTATCATTATGCTAAAAGATCTATGAAAATGACTCATAGATGGTTAAAAAGATGTTGTGACCGTTTTGACAGTACTGAAGGTCATTATGGTTATGATCAAACATTTATGCCGATTGTACAAGGGTCAACCTATAAAGATTTGCGAAAGCAATCTGCCGAAGCTATTGCTAGCTTTGATAGAGATGCCAATGCCATTGGAGGTCTATCCGTTGGAGAACCTGCCGAAGAAATGTATGCAATGACAGAAGTGGTTACCGCTATTCTTCCAAAAGAGAAACCAAGATATTTAATGGGTGTTGGAACGCCTGCAAATATTTTGGAAAATATTGCCCTTGGAATTGATATGTTTGACTGTGTGATGCCTACAAGAAATGCTAGAAACGGACAAATGTTTACCAGCGAAGGAATTATTAATATCAAAAATGCAAAATGGGCTGATGATTTCTCACCGCTAGATCCTCATGGTGATTCCTATGTAGATCAAACTTATTCAAAAGCTTATGTTCGCCATTTATTTAAATCTAATGAATTATTAGGAAAACAAATTGCAACTTTACACAATATCAGATTCTATTTATGGTTAGTAGAGCAAGCTAGAGAACATATTTTGGCAGGAGATTTCTACCAATGGAAAAATATGATGGTAAAAAAATTAGTGAACAGGTTATAG
- a CDS encoding COX15/CtaA family protein, which yields MSKTFLSKYAFATLVSVYLVIIAGSVVRATGSGMGCPDWPKCFGYYIPPTEEEQVMWFPEKEIEEGQIIVKDQALWKSKNDFITSDVFQIDNWEKYTKHDYAIFNVAHTWTEYINRLFGAVSGLFCVLLLVFSILVKKRKLIWLSVAVLLGMVFEAWLGATVVYSMLAPHKITIHMLMALLIVWWIIVYIEQLKKERLETQKQPDSIKWVSIGYLAVSIIQILVGTQVRQAVDGLNKSEIVHPRSTWLDHLPFQLDIHILLAYGSIAMGVYLAWRYHNHWKKHSPVIIWSIAMIFLAYILGLAFRFLDFPAWAQPAHLLVSAILFGFQMLLFHRVFQKKELGRL from the coding sequence ATGTCTAAAACATTTCTTAGTAAATATGCTTTTGCCACTTTAGTTAGTGTTTATTTGGTAATTATTGCGGGGTCTGTAGTAAGAGCTACGGGGTCTGGAATGGGTTGCCCAGATTGGCCAAAATGTTTCGGATATTACATTCCGCCTACAGAAGAAGAACAAGTCATGTGGTTTCCTGAAAAGGAGATAGAAGAAGGTCAGATTATTGTTAAGGATCAAGCACTCTGGAAATCGAAAAATGATTTTATTACCTCAGATGTTTTTCAAATTGATAATTGGGAAAAATATACAAAACACGATTATGCCATTTTTAATGTGGCACATACTTGGACAGAGTATATCAATCGACTTTTTGGTGCCGTTTCGGGTCTTTTTTGTGTTTTGCTTTTGGTTTTTTCCATTTTGGTAAAGAAAAGAAAGCTCATTTGGCTAAGTGTTGCCGTACTTTTAGGGATGGTTTTCGAGGCTTGGCTAGGAGCTACGGTAGTTTATTCCATGCTTGCACCTCATAAAATCACCATTCACATGCTTATGGCATTACTTATTGTGTGGTGGATTATTGTGTATATAGAACAGCTAAAAAAAGAACGCTTAGAGACACAAAAACAACCTGATTCTATCAAATGGGTTTCTATAGGATATTTAGCCGTTTCTATTATTCAAATACTGGTAGGAACTCAGGTAAGGCAAGCGGTAGATGGGTTAAATAAAAGTGAAATTGTTCATCCAAGATCTACATGGTTAGACCACTTACCTTTTCAGTTAGATATTCATATTTTATTAGCTTATGGTTCTATCGCAATGGGAGTTTATTTAGCATGGAGATACCATAATCATTGGAAAAAACATTCTCCTGTAATTATCTGGTCTATTGCCATGATTTTTCTAGCCTATATTTTAGGTTTAGCATTTAGGTTTTTGGATTTTCCTGCCTGGGCACAACCTGCTCATCTTTTGGTTTCTGCCATTTTGTTTGGGTTTCAAATGCTTCTTTTTCATAGAGTTTTCCAGAAAAAAGAGTTGGGGCGATTGTAG
- a CDS encoding acyl-CoA reductase: MTATQEIRAFVLLGQFLGQFQSNGTQNEHLKELNEIFYEDFLRIINTHVHYNGWFSKATIQLAIENTTPLLSQDTLENWTNQYKRNDTSQKVLVIYPSNLPLVEFHDFITVLLSGNTYIGKGSSQNNRILPFLSKILIFLEEDFGDRIIFTEAPIKDFDMAIATGSNNSARHFEYYFKGKPSIIRSNRTSIAILDGSETEEELENLGKDISQYFGRGCRSITKLYLPKDFDINAVIKGVFPFSDMVNNNKYANNYDYHRAVMMMNQEPFLDNGFMLFKENEAIQTPVSVINYEFYESKIELEQKIKNLSEEVQCIVSKDTQWSSLTLGEAQKPTLEDYADGIDTFAFLTNQK; the protein is encoded by the coding sequence ATGACAGCAACACAAGAGATTCGGGCATTTGTCCTTTTGGGGCAGTTTTTAGGTCAATTCCAAAGTAATGGAACGCAAAACGAGCACCTGAAAGAACTGAACGAGATTTTTTATGAAGATTTCCTAAGAATCATCAATACCCATGTTCATTATAATGGTTGGTTTTCAAAAGCAACGATTCAATTAGCAATAGAAAATACCACTCCTCTACTTAGTCAAGATACTTTAGAGAACTGGACAAATCAATACAAACGAAATGACACTTCTCAAAAAGTTTTAGTTATTTATCCTAGTAACCTGCCCTTGGTAGAGTTTCATGATTTTATAACGGTATTACTCTCTGGGAATACGTATATCGGTAAAGGAAGTTCTCAAAACAATCGCATTCTTCCGTTTTTATCCAAAATATTGATTTTTTTGGAAGAAGATTTTGGAGATCGAATCATTTTCACAGAAGCACCTATCAAAGATTTTGACATGGCTATCGCTACAGGATCTAATAATTCTGCTCGTCATTTTGAATATTATTTTAAAGGAAAACCTTCTATAATAAGAAGCAACAGAACAAGTATCGCTATTCTAGATGGTTCAGAAACAGAAGAAGAACTGGAGAATTTAGGAAAAGATATCAGCCAATATTTCGGGCGAGGTTGTAGAAGTATTACAAAATTATATCTCCCAAAAGATTTTGATATCAATGCGGTAATTAAAGGGGTATTCCCTTTTTCAGATATGGTAAACAATAATAAATATGCAAATAATTATGATTATCATAGAGCCGTAATGATGATGAATCAAGAACCGTTTTTAGACAATGGATTTATGCTTTTTAAAGAAAATGAAGCCATACAAACTCCTGTTTCTGTAATAAATTATGAATTCTATGAAAGTAAAATAGAATTGGAACAAAAAATCAAGAATCTATCAGAAGAGGTTCAATGTATTGTTTCTAAAGACACTCAATGGAGTTCTCTAACTTTAGGAGAAGCCCAAAAACCTACATTGGAAGATTATGCTGATGGGATTGATACTTTTGCCTTTTTAACGAACCAAAAATAA
- a CDS encoding KilA-N domain-containing protein → MKKNKKIEVEGSSITVLSEKKNDFISLTDMAKSQLQDVVIIKWLSLKSTIEYLGEWEALYNPDFNYTEFGTIRNEAGSNNFVLSVKNWIEATNAIGLTAKAGRYGGTYGHKDIAFHFGMWISPKFQLLLVKEYQRLKEEESDRLKLQWSFQRTLAKVNYKIHTDAIKENLIPKQLSGKQTSIIYANEADVLNIALFGKTAKQWREENLNKKGNIRDFATIQQLVVLSNLESINAMLIHQNLPQKERLIQLNTMAITQMKSLVENITIKKLNNEQR, encoded by the coding sequence ATGAAAAAAAATAAAAAAATAGAGGTTGAAGGCTCTTCTATAACTGTTCTTTCTGAAAAGAAAAATGATTTTATTTCTCTAACAGATATGGCTAAAAGCCAACTTCAAGATGTTGTGATCATAAAATGGCTTAGTTTAAAAAGCACTATTGAGTACCTTGGTGAATGGGAAGCATTGTACAATCCTGATTTTAATTATACCGAATTCGGTACAATTAGAAATGAAGCAGGGAGCAATAATTTTGTTTTATCCGTTAAAAACTGGATTGAAGCTACTAACGCAATCGGTTTAACTGCTAAAGCAGGCAGATATGGTGGAACTTATGGTCATAAAGACATTGCCTTTCATTTTGGAATGTGGATTAGTCCAAAGTTTCAACTATTACTCGTAAAAGAATACCAACGACTTAAAGAAGAAGAAAGCGATAGACTAAAACTACAATGGAGTTTTCAAAGAACACTTGCCAAAGTAAACTACAAAATTCATACAGATGCCATTAAGGAAAATCTAATTCCTAAACAACTAAGTGGCAAACAAACCTCTATTATTTATGCCAATGAAGCGGATGTTTTAAATATTGCTCTTTTTGGAAAAACGGCTAAACAATGGCGAGAAGAAAATCTTAACAAAAAAGGGAATATCAGAGACTTTGCAACGATACAGCAGCTGGTAGTTTTATCCAACCTTGAAAGTATAAATGCCATGCTTATTCATCAAAATTTACCACAAAAAGAACGATTGATACAACTCAATACAATGGCTATAACCCAAATGAAATCATTGGTAGAGAATATCACTATAAAGAAATTAAACAACGAGCAACGATAA
- a CDS encoding pyridoxal phosphate-dependent aminotransferase: MPNISAKGKRMPESPIRKLVPFAEEAKKRGTQVIHLNIGQPDIKTPELALKAIKEYPEKVVAYSHSAGYESYRKALANYYNNCGLPISHEEIMVTTGGSEAITMTLNSIMDEGDEVIIPEPFYANYNGFSVSAGVNVVPVVSTIENNFALPSIEEFEKKITAKTKAIIICNPGNPTGYLYSKEELELLAEIVKKHDLFLIADEVYREFAYDGKTHHSILSLGIEDYAIVIDSTSKRYSMCGARVGCLITQNKEVFATCMKFAQARLSPPSFGQVAGEAALQTDQSYFDEVISEYLSRRDLLVEGLNNITGVKCAKPTGAFYCIAELPVEDAEDFAQWLLEEFSHKGHTVMVAPAQGFYSTPEIGKKQVRIAYVLNKESLELATEILDEALKVYNK; this comes from the coding sequence ATGCCGAATATTTCTGCTAAGGGTAAAAGAATGCCCGAATCACCTATTAGAAAACTAGTTCCTTTTGCTGAAGAAGCAAAAAAACGTGGAACACAAGTGATTCACCTAAATATTGGACAACCAGATATCAAAACCCCAGAATTGGCACTAAAAGCCATTAAGGAATACCCAGAAAAGGTAGTGGCTTATAGTCATTCCGCAGGTTATGAAAGTTATCGAAAAGCCTTAGCAAATTACTATAACAATTGTGGATTACCCATTTCTCATGAAGAAATTATGGTAACCACAGGAGGATCGGAAGCCATTACAATGACGTTAAACTCCATAATGGATGAAGGTGACGAAGTAATTATTCCTGAGCCTTTTTATGCAAATTACAATGGTTTCTCGGTCTCAGCTGGAGTAAATGTAGTTCCTGTTGTTTCTACTATTGAAAATAATTTTGCCTTACCAAGCATCGAAGAATTTGAAAAGAAAATTACTGCGAAAACTAAGGCAATCATCATTTGTAACCCTGGAAATCCTACGGGTTATCTTTATTCAAAGGAGGAATTAGAACTTTTGGCAGAGATTGTCAAAAAGCATGATTTGTTCCTCATAGCAGATGAAGTATATAGAGAATTTGCCTACGACGGAAAAACGCATCATTCTATTTTATCTTTGGGAATTGAAGATTATGCCATTGTTATTGATTCTACTTCCAAAAGATATAGCATGTGTGGGGCACGTGTGGGTTGTTTGATTACACAAAATAAAGAAGTTTTTGCAACTTGTATGAAATTTGCACAAGCCCGTCTATCTCCTCCAAGTTTTGGGCAAGTGGCTGGAGAAGCAGCCTTACAAACAGATCAAAGCTATTTTGACGAAGTAATCTCTGAATATCTTTCTAGAAGAGATTTATTGGTGGAAGGACTGAATAATATTACAGGAGTAAAATGTGCGAAACCTACAGGAGCTTTTTATTGTATTGCAGAACTTCCTGTGGAAGATGCCGAGGACTTTGCTCAATGGCTTTTAGAAGAATTTTCTCACAAAGGACATACTGTAATGGTTGCTCCAGCTCAAGGTTTTTATTCCACTCCAGAAATTGGGAAAAAACAAGTGAGAATTGCTTATGTTCTTAACAAAGAATCTTTAGAGTTGGCAACAGAAATACTTGATGAAGCCCTAAAAGTTTATAACAAATAA
- a CDS encoding glycosyltransferase: MEQYIVDYFKNNSIHSVSQEEWVIIGVFVFIQLWVMIWYLFLIKKKSFQIIPNEIVSPERAVSVIIAAKNELQNLKILIPKLMEQDYEFFEVIVVDDCSWDGTRDFLLEAREMYPKLHICRTVDDAYEGNFIGKKLALTIGIKAAKYEKLLFTDADCIPHSNQWIRESSQAMETHKMVLQYGAYETKSSILNWVLRWETLKTALHYGVFAHLGKAYMGVGRNLAYHRDIFFKIKGFSSHIFIRSGDDDLFVQDYAKTKKPSIGVQFSAGSKTISKAPNSWKEWFFQKRRHFTTSDEYSFGLKIQLAFNEGIHFLFFLSPVLALLLPAFVELAFVLWFFAYLIFILKIAKVSKWLHERFYVFFLPFAGLLVFLFRFVVLISNWISKPKNWNGK; the protein is encoded by the coding sequence ATGGAGCAATATATCGTTGATTATTTTAAAAACAACTCTATTCATTCTGTAAGTCAGGAGGAGTGGGTTATTATTGGTGTTTTTGTATTTATTCAGCTTTGGGTGATGATCTGGTATCTTTTTCTAATAAAAAAGAAGTCTTTTCAAATAATACCAAATGAAATAGTTTCACCCGAGCGTGCCGTTTCTGTAATAATTGCAGCTAAAAATGAGCTTCAGAATTTAAAAATCTTAATACCAAAATTAATGGAACAAGATTATGAGTTTTTTGAAGTGATTGTGGTAGATGATTGTTCATGGGATGGAACGAGAGATTTTTTGTTAGAGGCAAGAGAGATGTACCCGAAATTACACATTTGCCGAACGGTGGATGATGCTTATGAAGGAAATTTTATTGGAAAAAAATTAGCACTTACTATTGGGATTAAGGCAGCTAAATATGAGAAATTATTGTTTACTGACGCTGATTGTATTCCGCATTCAAATCAATGGATACGCGAATCATCTCAAGCCATGGAAACTCATAAAATGGTTTTGCAATATGGAGCCTATGAAACTAAATCCTCAATTTTAAACTGGGTTTTAAGGTGGGAAACACTAAAAACAGCCTTGCATTATGGCGTTTTTGCCCATCTGGGAAAAGCGTATATGGGAGTGGGAAGAAATCTAGCCTATCATCGAGATATTTTTTTTAAAATAAAGGGGTTTTCAAGCCATATATTTATCCGTTCAGGTGATGATGATTTATTTGTTCAAGACTATGCAAAAACGAAAAAACCGAGTATAGGTGTACAGTTTTCTGCAGGTTCTAAAACAATTTCCAAAGCTCCTAATTCATGGAAAGAATGGTTTTTCCAAAAAAGAAGACATTTTACAACCTCAGATGAGTATTCTTTTGGCTTAAAAATACAATTGGCTTTTAATGAAGGAATACATTTTCTGTTCTTTTTAAGTCCTGTATTGGCATTATTGTTACCAGCTTTTGTTGAGTTGGCATTCGTACTTTGGTTTTTTGCATATTTGATATTTATTCTCAAAATAGCAAAAGTGAGTAAATGGCTCCATGAACGATTTTATGTATTTTTCTTACCATTCGCTGGTCTTTTAGTATTTTTGTTCCGTTTTGTAGTTTTGATTTCAAACTGGATTTCAAAACCTAAAAATTGGAACGGAAAATAG
- a CDS encoding ATP-binding protein, which produces MTKRIILAGGPSTGKSSVINALKSEFPCMEETFREHLDRERKADSGIDFRNTPLEFSFFLYNTRLKQYDEGSEFPLCFYDRSLIDILVYLDYEKIEYPVEWDEKINNLPYHKQVLYFPFWEDIFEQDDHRMENVLHAQELDKALREGYQKRGYELVEIPFGTIEERKQFIINQCQLKKQNI; this is translated from the coding sequence ATGACCAAAAGAATCATATTAGCAGGAGGCCCAAGTACTGGGAAATCCAGTGTAATTAATGCTTTAAAAAGCGAATTCCCTTGTATGGAAGAAACTTTTAGAGAACATTTAGACAGAGAAAGAAAAGCTGACTCTGGAATTGATTTTAGAAACACTCCTTTGGAATTTAGTTTTTTTCTTTATAACACACGCCTAAAACAATATGACGAAGGATCTGAATTCCCTCTTTGTTTTTATGATAGAAGTCTTATAGACATTTTAGTATATTTGGATTACGAAAAAATAGAATATCCAGTAGAATGGGACGAAAAAATCAACAATCTCCCCTATCATAAACAAGTGCTATATTTCCCATTTTGGGAAGATATTTTTGAGCAAGATGACCACAGAATGGAAAATGTTCTACATGCTCAAGAACTTGACAAAGCATTAAGAGAAGGTTACCAAAAAAGAGGATATGAACTTGTCGAAATCCCCTTTGGAACCATTGAAGAAAGAAAGCAATTTATTATCAATCAATGCCAATTGAAAAAGCAGAATATTTAA